The nucleotide window CTGCAAAGTGCAATACTGCAATTTATATGAGTCTGACCCTAATATAAGATAAGTCTAGAGATATTAACAGATGTTGAAAACCTGATTTCTAGATAACAATGGTTTCAATGCTTCTGCAGAGTGCAATTTATATATGTCTGACTGATAAtatcgtgagagagagagagagagaaagggtggggaggagggagggaggaaggaagagagCGAGCTATTTCACACAGTTTATTTTTTGCAGAATTTGTGTCCCTTTGTGCTTTCCAGTTCATCGTAAAACTTTTATACATAAGAGTACATAGAACAAAGGCAAATAAATGAATTATAATCCAAGAATGAAGAGTGTCAGCACACAcacaagacagataagagaaatGCCCCTTCCAAAAAGTATTGGATGCTaatcaagaaagagaagcaaaagaaCTCACGTCTTGGAAAGGTAATCAATCTCATTGAAGCCAACAATAAGCAGCACTCCCAAAGGTAAGGAGAGGGCATTGTTTAGGAGCACCATTGAAAATTCATTCAAATTTCCAGATTTTGTTACTTGTTTTGCTGAATCCATTACTCTCCTCAGTGTTAACTGGCATGAGAGACATCAGTGCAAGGTTAAATTACTTAATCTGGTActggaagaacaaaaaataatcaCTGAACTTGATTTGAACTTTGCAGCATATAAACAATTCATGCAGAACAGCAATAAAATTGGCATAGCAGCTCAGTACTACTTTGGACACAGTGATCTGGGAGCCCTTAACTACCTCATTAAGATATCTAGCAAAGAAATTACAGCTAAGCATCTTATAGTTTTATTTACCTATAGTGATTCACATGCCAACAGACACACTTCTAGTTACTGGTAATAATGGTTGCTCCAATGCTGGCCCCTGGTTACTATGAAAACCATTTTCACAAATACTGTTCTTGAGTTTTTATCCTCAAGGTATTCCTCGGGAACTAGTCAGGAAGtttgttatctcaagaaaatctcaggtaaaaacaactaaaacatacaaaaaaaggaacatctgaaaatttgagtttttttattagtttcctACAAAAACGTtgattaaatattaaaaatatttctctgtttccttttttttacttgctcatttttttcgtgtttttatAAAATACCAATATTTCTGACGGATGGACAGTGCTATAAACAAGAatacaagaaaattttggttataataaaaattcaaagtaTTAAGGACACATCATTTTATGCACTTGAGCTACCAATGATGTCTCTTGACTCAGGCTGTGGTTTAAGCAtgtaaaatagaaaagaaatatcaTACCAAATAGTGTGTGAACCTAGATTCTTTCATAAATATAACTTCTTTGAGCCTTTCACTAATTTCACGAATAAGACAAGATCAAGGCATAGCCACAATTACTAGCCTGCTGACTCTTAAGTCTTAACTAAGACAAGATCAAGGTGTACCCACAGTTAGAAGCTTGCTGACTCTTCACTGTAAGGCCACAAAATCCAAGTAGTAAAAGACCTACAGTTCTTGAGTAGGCAACTTCTTGTTTGTCATGCATACCACTGTCTTGTCCCCTAAGACAGACCATTAATCGAGCTCTAAATTTGTCACATGCCTTGGATTACAAGACCAGAATGCACAGCAGAGAAAAGGATTACCGAATATGAAGCCGTTAGAAGACAGTTCACACCCTGCCATGCGTAGCCGACTGCATGAAATGTAAGATCAGTAATCCCACCAGAAATTGCTGATACGATCTGCATAAACAAAGAGGATAGATGCACTTATCCATATAAGTTTTGGTTCATACACTGTACTATTACAAGGATGGATAAATAACTAGAGATGAAGGACCTTAGCAGCACACTCAGTTAGCCTATTTGAGTAAAGCCCATGAGAACAATAAGGAAATTATCATCAACATTAAGAAAATACCTGGACATTGTTTAAtataagaaaagggaaaagctGAAAGATAATGAAGGAATAGATTTAACCTTATTGAAACTCATTcatgttgaaagatataaaatGTCAGAGACAtaaggttttaatttttgtCAAATGCTGAACAAGGAGTGCAGATCAGGGGTGAAGAAAGGATTATGATAAGTGctttccatgaaagaaaaaaagttatcTTTCTCATGAGCtgtgaaaaatgaaattcataAGCTTGTCTGCCTAGCATTAATTTATTGCATGACACATCCAGCTCCACCATTAAAAGGCATACATTCACAAGAGAGTGTCTGGTTGAGAGAGAATgagacgagagagagggagatgcaGATGTCATATGCTTGGTTGTCCACCCACCGCTATTTACCCGATTAGATGACTGGACGTTTAAAAAGCCTAATGTGATACATGCTTATTTCTCTTACATCCCAAGAATAGCTCAAATATATCTGTGGCATGTGTTGGATGGATTTTCAGAGGTGCTGAAAAAACGACTCATAATTTTCCAAAACTTCATTGCCttaaaaaaatcacaatttaCTCTGCAAGATAGTAAACAGAACAGTGTCATGCAAACAAACTACACAGAACATCTCCACGGTTTAGATTGAGTAAAATGGATAGTTCACTTCAAGAGAAAACACTTGAACTGCAAGCACATGGTTGACCATACCATTAAGAAAAGCGCAGCCCACACTTTAGTCTCATGATGCTTATGGAAAATGTACATCTCACCAACTGCAGTTATCACATTGGTGACATTCTTAAGAACTGTCACCATTGCAACATTAATGTACTTAAGGCTGCAAGAGAAACAGCTATAGTCATTCAATAAGAAGGCACAAGTGTAAAAAATAGTCTGATGAAACTGAATAAAAGGAAAGCATCCTCAAGCTCATTACGGTACTTGAGCATGACAGCAGCAAAAGTCCTACAGTTCCTTTAAATCATaacctttattttttctttcatgatcAATAATTAGTAATTTTGTTCAAATGTTGTGAATTGCAGTTCATGAGAATCAACACAATACATGTACTCAAGCAAGCTCAACAGGCCTAGTGAAAAATCAAGGACTGTCTAGGATAATCAGTCATGGAAATGGGAACATATATGGAAGCTGAAAACTGGAAGAAGGACACTTGAAACCTTCCCATGCACTATAAAGAGGGGCCTAAGTGACAAACTGAAAAAGGATACAGacaataaatgtaacaaaaataaaaatatgaatgagaaaaaatgaaatagagcAGTGAAGAAAGTACATCTAATAACTACAAATATGTCAAATGAAATACATTCAAGAACGACTATAGGCATATGAACCAAAGAAAGGAATATCACAGAGCATGACAGCAAATTTGTGCAGTCATGGAAATTTCTACCAGGAGTTCCAATTGATGAGAAGATCCACAACTGCCAGAACGTGTGCAAGCAAAATGGTATCTGTTGATGGCTAGAAAGGGCAAAGCATGGTTTAGgaacaaatttctgaaaaatttcaTCCAGAATGTGTACTATCTGTGAAATCCATTTTGTTGAGTTGCACATACATCACTAATGCAGATCTCTACCAAAGGAAGTAAGTTCATTTTTCCAATCAAAATAATATCTATAGCCTAATGGAATGAGGTAGGAAGTGGACATAGGAGTCTTCCATTTCACTGGAAAGGTCCATTGCTTAATTCGACAAAGATATGTTGCCAGAAATGAAAGCCCCAAGGCATGTTGCACATCTAAAGTTCTGTTTCAAGAAACTGAAATTATATGTGGAAGCAGCTATTTTCCATGGAGAAGAAACACAATGGAACATTAGACTCTACATAGTGTGTCCTCCATCATGCGTACCAAGCATGACCAGTCCCATATAACTTTTGTACACCAAATACAAACAGTCCCTGACAGTATATTTCAGACATGGGAGATGGATATATCTTGTTTTCTGTACTCAGACACTGTATTGGTTGCtaatacaatatttttgttgGTGAGAGAGTTAACAGCTTCCCTCTGGGTTGCATCTAGTAATCATGTTAGTGCAAACTGCTCCCTCTCATTATCTATTATCAGTGGGTTAgcatctttcatttttttccttcattgacTTATGCATCTAATATGCTTTTTGGGAATACATTATTATGCTACTAATTCATGTCCAATAGTTAAATTGTTACAGTCCTAACTTACGGATTGAAtcaaaaaataacatttcttcAATTATCCATCAGGCTTGAGGTCAGATGATATATAGTTGATTATAAGAGTTTCAAGGGTTATATATAAGTTAAGggcaaacaaaaaatcaaagggGACTAACCATCATCAGAAACCACATGATTCGTTTTTAACATTATTCCCCTAATCCCCTTAGATGCAGGCAAGGGCATGACCATAGGAAGATTGATGATGTAATTAGTTGAAAGTCATATACAGTAACTCTAGAAACACTGTCTAGTGGAATTACTCCTGCAACCACACTGTCAAGAATATATGAGTGTAAccataattaaatatttttatggtcTTAATATATACTCATTGGTCATTGCCACTCACTACATGCATCAAATTGCAACCTAGGAATTGAAAAGAAGATGGGATATTTACCATATTAACCTCAAACAAGAACTTTCCataattcattcaataagattaATGAACTGCTTAGCAGTGTAAGAGCACGACAAAAGTAAAAGAAACTTAAATATAGAAAACATAAGAGTATTGaagatcatgagaaaatgtCAAAGCACAAGACAGACTTGCAGCAAACTACTTCGCAAGATAAACAAACACAAATTAGACTGCTTACCTAAATATGCTTGTAATAAGCATCCCAACAAATATCACATTCACAGGTAACCAGACCTTAACCAATCTCCAGGTAAGGGGCTCTGTGGAGATTATGCCAAAAAAACTCAGAAGGGAAACAATAATTACAGCAACGAGATTCTGCAAACAAAAATATAGATGTCAAATCAAAATAGACAAACCATCTATAATACTTCATGTAAATGCAACTTTAATACAGTTACCACATGCAAATATCATGAAAAAGTATGATACAGGGCAGTTGCAGCATTCCCTATGcggaaaatgcataaaaaattacTGATAGCAATTCCTAATGAATCAGTTCAGCAGTGAAAAAGGACCAGAAATTCACCTGGTATGCCATTAGAAATATTCCAGCATTAAAATCATAGCCCGATAGGACAAATTTATTGACCAGTATCATGCTGCATGATGAAATGCAATACGCAATCCCTGACAGTAGAGCTTTGTTGTAAAGTTTTCCAAACACATGGCGATGTGCACTTCTATCTCTATCTTTCTCCACTTTACCGTCTTCTAAGTCAGCACCATCATTCCAGAAAGCTTTCACCTCAGGATACGTTCTATATAAAAGAAGcgtacaaaagaaaaagaaactgtgAATAACTCTAAGGCATTAAGATGAAAAACACTCTGCAGATAACAACGTGAAGATCTGGTATATTTTCATTACCGGAATCATACCTcccaaagggaaaagagagaacaGTTAAATTGCATCaccaccccccaccccccccccccccccccccccccggcAAATGAGAAGCCACATATAAGAATTATAGAAGTTTGCAATTTTAGACAATTAACAAAAGCATAATTTATGCATGTGTGTTCATGATATGCATCTTTTTTGTTGACATTGTTATGTTAGGGGCATTTAAAATAAACATCACCATTTATTATTTATGTATTAGTTAATAGTTAATTTTCTTAAGCTACAACCTATGGTTTTCCACACTGTCAAGTGCAGTATGACAACCTTCTGACACTAAATGCTTTATGGTTCAATCATCAAAAACATTGGTCATGGATAACGACTTTCTTACTAAAGCTTCACTTCCCTAATGATTTTCCTCTTGATTCCAATGCTAAAAGCATCAACGAGGGGATTGCAGACTAGGAGAAAAAGATACAAACTTGACAGGTAAACATGTGCATCCTCTGAATCTGGACCATTTAGTGACTCCATCTTTCaccaaataatattttataccCATGAAGTGCTTGTGATGTGCATATAAGTGAAATGTTAGATGAGGAAGGTATTTCATATCTCATGCCCATATTTTTTTCTAAGCCTTGTCTCATAGTATCCTCATTTTAAGGATCTAGACTTGGTTACCCCCCCTTTTTGTACCCATTCCTCATAATTAGATGGActtgaaattcattttggatggactcaattttcaatttttcatttaaatggTAAGTGATTATCCTTTCGAATTAATAtcatgttcttttcctttccttggaCTCTTTCGTGCATGAATCTGACACTTCAAGAACATTTGAATAGCAGAACATTTAGGAACCTTAATTAACTGTCAGAAACCATGCCATGCATATGATCCTTATGGCCGTAATGCTCATTATCCAAATGCAAAATGATACTTATAACTAGTTAAGCTTGTAACAGAATTGGAACAACAAACCACCAACCCAcgtcaaaacaaaattttgaaaaacatcagTCTGCTTCCTATCCTTGTCAAGGCATGCCCATATGAATGCATATGGAGCATCAACAGATGTATCAGTTTCCTTACGAGTTAGATATTGTATATGCTTAAGTTGAGTGCATGCTGGAGTTCCTTATGAAATATAATTAAATGCCATTGTCTCGCTACTGCATTGAAAATGATTTGCTCCTCAAATTACTAAAATATAACACATGCCTGCTGAGTAAAGCTTTCTTTGTTCCTGGGCTCAAAATTTGACTGACAGCTCCATTTTGCTCACGATCAATCAGACCACGCCATTCACCATGAACAGAGACTTCATGTTTGCCATCTATGTGTTTTCTTTCATGAGTTGGATCAGGAACGTCAAGGGCTGTCATTGCCGGCATGATTCTGGAACACAATTTGATTCACTTGTTATGGCTAGTGTGCTTCatataaacagaaaaatattaatatcaaCTAATAGTTTTATAATGGCAGCATTCATTTCTTATATACACACAAAGTAATATCAGAtgatcattttcaaaaggaaaataaaaatcaatgcctaaacaaattttcacagTTACAACTTACGAATGGAATTTTATTCTTGTTGTGAATGTAAATAAATATACTATCATGTGGCAAAGGATAACTTCATCAAAATGGCATAGGGATGTCATAAGGGTAAGGTATATTTCCAAAGTATCAGGTCAGGATACAGAATAACCAGGATGCTTTCTCATAAGAAAACCAgcagatgatctttcatttaaAAATGGAGATTCTGATAAAGCTTTGTAAATATGAAGAAAGTATATGGTTTACACTTCTGGACTTCCTAGAAGTTTCCTTTTACGGATGTCTGGGTTGCAGTAATCATGAGTTCAATCTTATGCAAGcttaaaacaaggaaaagattgAACTTGTTTAACAAAGATTGGCTTCCACGCATACAACCAAAAAAGATCATCGGATAAACTCTTAGCAAGCGCGTGAACATCTATTTGaacatgttaaaaaaagaaaagacaaagcAAATAACACCATAGTCAGTTTCTTCACCTACCAGATGGCATAAAAGCAGGAACAGGAGCTCCAATACTTAGAAGCGTGAATTGATTCCTAAGAAGAAGATAGAGCATCCgattctcttctcttttctttaactttAACAGAAGTACTACTTCAGGTAACTAAAATTAAACTTCCAAAATCGCAATAACTGCCTGTtcacaaaattgaaaaaggaagatTTTTCATGCAAAAGGGAAGTTCTTCTACCGGCAAGATTACAACAAATCAGCCGCGagcataaaaaaggaaaatgttatcCCATGAGGAAAGATCCTGCAAGAGAGGATTGCTTCCCAAACTAAGAATCAGAATACAACTGCTAGAGACCACTTGAAATCAGCCTCCTACTTCATgatttcaaaaaggaaaaacaaaaaagcaaaagtaaaGACAACAACCCAGAAAGCAAAGATGTCAAAAGCCAACTTTCTACGTACCTCGAACCCATGAGAGCAGTTGTGACGAGAAGCTCGTTGCAGTAAAACGGCTGCGGCACAGAAACAAGTTCAAAGAAAACTCTGTTTCTTCGTTGACAATCCCCAACAAACTAAAAGTTCAAACAAATTGGAAACCCAATCAGGAGAACCTAGTGCATATCATGAAAACAAACCAAAAGCAAAAGATCGTGAAAAACTAGAGCAATCTGAGTAATTGCGGGGCATTACCTCTTCAGTGCCGAGAGAGAGATGACATCAACATTGGAGAGCACTATTTTGAAGCATTGAACGAACACAAAGAGGAACTGAATGCACGCTCATGGCAAAGAATCGCAAcgtgtatatttatatatatgaaaacatagAAACGTATCAGTTTATTCCAAGTAATTTTTCCATCAGCTCACTAAGAACTTTAAAGAGACAGGTAATGAAGCAAGTTCCTTTCAAATGGATGTCTGTCTGGGGCAGAAGAAATATGAAAGGACAAAACTATCCCTAACACTTTGCCATGAAAATGGCTCTAAGGCAGGAAAATGACCTTTTCCTCTGTTGGCCACTCATTGCCTGCTTTGAATTCCCTTGTTTGGTCGGAAAACTTGTAAAGCAAACGAGGCTTAGACCCCCTTCGGTTCACCATCTTTGCTTAGAAAATTTATTGCTTTGCCAGAAAAAAGAGTTGACCTTTCTTAGCTAAGGGAAACAGCCACCAATGGTCTCCTTGTCAATGGATCTCCACTGTAAAGCActcgaatttttttttttacagttcaGTTTTTCCTGTAATGGTAGTGTCACACTTTCGCTTCTGATAACCTTTTCGAAAAAGCTTTCATAATTTTCTCAGCTTTGGTTTCCTCACGTCAAAATCTTTTCTCCACTCTCACGATAAAGCAAACGAAGGTCTACTTGACCAAAACGGACGGAAATTGATTCCCCAGTCGAAGCCGCATTCTTGCGGATAACAATCTCACAAAGATAAGCGAATTTTCTGAAACAATTTTGACGTGCAGACTTGAGGAAAAAAGTTGTGCATATTAGGATAgaaggaaaaagtttttttcgTCTTCGAACTCGTAATGAATGTTTTGAAGTTTTTTAATATTGAGATCCATTTTTTGCATGAAAGAATTTGAAATCGGTAAAAATTATGAGGAATACGTCTGATACTTGTCGACGCCCACGTTGGCATGTCCAAGACAGAAATGCAGAAAATGATATTCCCTGATTGTTGCCTCAAACAAACCTACGGATCAGATTCATGCTAGAGGTTCTGAAGCTTTTGGCTGTACCAAATTTGATCGGAATTGAACATACACTTTCTATGAAACTGTCCCAAAAAATGAAGTGAATTCATAGAATACTTGGAAGGCtgcttcatgaatctatctcaattttGTAACAATAACAATGTACTACTATTGCCAAAAGACCCTTCAGTATGCAACCATGAATTTCTCAACATCTGACAAACTGTGCCCATTATTTTTTACAGGATATTAAGATATAAGACATTTCATACTTACAGTAGAATCACATGTTCAAAAACTTGCtttctgttaaaaaaaaatcatatttataaggttttataaaagaaaaaaacgtgttGTTCATAAAGAACAGCATTTTGGTCAATGGGTACTTGGCGCTTATAGTAAAATCTTTCTCAGGAAAATTTTCCCTAGGTGTTGTGACATGAAACAAAAACCCTTGCAACAGTGATACCACATGGGAACAATTATGGCCCAGGAAATTGAGTCCTAACAATTTGGTATGGTAGAGATCTGATATGCCAAACCTGCCGAACCCAATATGGCATTTTCTGAGAACTTTTGAGGGTCAACCCTCCTTTTCTCCCCAAGTGGGTTGGGCAAAAACAcatttaagataaaaaaaaaaggaattgtataaataaataacaaaatgaGGAGCCCCATTAAATTCAACAAAGAGGAAAGTGGGTGCATCACCAGCCAGCCAATGTTGAACCATCGGCTGCACTGACCAAACCATGTTAGTTAAGAAAAACCTCACTTGAGTTTCTATCTCCAAGCAAGGAAAGAGCCTCCAGAGGAGTTTCACACACCAGTTTGAGTAGGCAGTGGGTCAGTGGTTCGAACGTCATGGGCGTTAACTCTTCTTAAATCAATGGGATGACATGTACTCAACTCACACCAGCAGCTCTTGAATATGAGGAAAGAGAGACATGGGTATTAACTTTTCTTGAATCAATGCACCAGGCACTGATGCAACATCTCTTGAATatgaggaaagagagagagagagagagggtttctGCTCTTACTTTACAATGAGATATCACCCACTATGTAATAATGTTTCATGAAGTCTAAACCGAAGATGCATAAAAtagtttgttactttttttttttttttttttttttgacaaacaCCCTCTAAGAAATACATGTCTCATATTAAGATTCTAAAAAAATAGCACTAATAACATAGTAGCAGCACTaataaaatagtgaaaaaaagtCGTTAAAACATTTTACCTTTTTCCAAGGCCATGTGTACAATTTCTCCAAAAATTCAGTCCTCAAAATtaggttagttttttttttctaaataactttttcaggaaaaaagCATCTGAAGTTTTTTTAAGGTTGAGGAAAAAAGCATCTGAAGTTTTTTCAAGGCCCTCAAgcgcccaaaaaaaaattatgatatgaTAAGTTCCACCACCAGCAACAACAAcactaataataataataacaataataataataataatttatgAAGGTGACAAGCAGCACCGACCACAGAGTTGTGTGGGAGGGAATTTTTTGGGTGGAAACTGATGGCGACTCCCACTGCACGTGATAAAGTTAGGCAGACCAGCAtgttcaaaagagaaaagaaatcgAGCAACTTCCATAGACGCtgctcccttcttctttttccttttctccttacCTGTCAACTTGATCAGTTTCTCCACCATTAATAAGTCTAAAATTCTTCAATATGatgtatatatttcaaaataatttaagaaaaagaaagcacagtcgacattctttttcttt belongs to Nymphaea colorata isolate Beijing-Zhang1983 chromosome 13, ASM883128v2, whole genome shotgun sequence and includes:
- the LOC116267335 gene encoding GDP-mannose transporter GONST1-like is translated as MGSRIMPAMTALDVPDPTHERKHIDGKHEVSVHGEWRGLIDREQNGAVSQILSPGTKKALLSRTYPEVKAFWNDGADLEDGKVEKDRDRSAHRHVFGKLYNKALLSGIAYCISSCSMILVNKFVLSGYDFNAGIFLMAYQNLVAVIIVSLLSFFGIISTEPLTWRLVKVWLPVNVIFVGMLITSIFSLKYINVAMVTVLKNVTNVITAVGEMYIFHKHHETKVWAALFLMIVSAISGGITDLTFHAVGYAWQGVNCLLTASYSLTLRRVMDSAKQVTKSGNLNEFSMVLLNNALSLPLGVLLIVGFNEIDYLSKTPLLRMPTFWLVMTASGLLGMAISFTSMWFLHQTGATTYSLVGSLNKIPLSIAGILLFNVPTTLENFFSILFGLMAGVFFAKAKMSQKTQS